The Clostridium sp. AWRP genome has a window encoding:
- a CDS encoding DUF364 domain-containing protein, translating to MILERIYDLAEPRLKERKIKDVRVGLHLMSVELDTGEIGVTYVLRKELGDICIPFRQVGSLVGMSAREVAEWSLERKNVISTSLGLAVLNSAAEFNKLKQVDNSQGVDAAFSVEIRDTDNIGVIGHIGPIINRLRDKKDHMFVFERGDNVNGQVYPESEEGKLLPQCQVVFITSSTLINGTLENVLNYCSNAREVVMVGSTTPLYPEAFTASGVTVLSGTRWLTSNKNFIFENISQCAGMKQLIKYGEKISVRI from the coding sequence ATGATTTTAGAACGTATTTATGATTTAGCGGAGCCTAGGCTTAAAGAAAGAAAGATAAAAGATGTCAGGGTTGGGTTACACTTGATGTCAGTTGAACTTGATACTGGTGAAATAGGTGTTACTTACGTATTAAGAAAAGAACTTGGAGATATTTGTATACCTTTTCGCCAGGTTGGCAGTCTTGTAGGAATGTCTGCAAGAGAAGTAGCTGAGTGGTCTTTAGAAAGAAAAAATGTTATTAGTACTTCTTTGGGACTAGCAGTCTTGAATTCTGCTGCTGAATTTAATAAATTGAAACAAGTTGATAATTCTCAAGGGGTTGATGCAGCTTTTTCTGTGGAAATTAGAGATACGGATAATATTGGAGTTATAGGTCATATCGGACCTATAATTAATAGGCTGCGTGATAAAAAAGACCACATGTTTGTTTTTGAACGTGGTGATAATGTTAATGGTCAAGTTTATCCGGAAAGCGAGGAAGGAAAATTATTGCCACAATGTCAGGTGGTTTTTATTACTAGTTCAACACTTATAAATGGGACGCTGGAAAATGTTTTGAATTATTGCAGCAATGCTCGAGAAGTAGTTATGGTAGGTTCAACTACACCTTTATATCCTGAGGCATTTACTGCATCGGGAGTAACTGTTCTTTCAGGAACAAGGTGGCTTACATCAAACAAAAATTTTATTTTTGAGAATATAAGTCAGTGTGCAGGAATGAAGCAATTGATTAAGTATGGTGAAAAGATATCAGTAAGAATATAA
- a CDS encoding AAA family ATPase → MEKNNTFKFKRDLSSLLKARFPYIYIPTWEEDRILSVIRDVVKDKEIIRTTRQIFTWSLTSGIIGENEKGSEDTKAPIKALEFIEKYSEASVFVLKDFHVFFGVNGRNQDNEIVRKIRDISSSIKQNPKPKNVLFVCPSLVLPTDLQKDISILEFNLPNADEIKSLLNEMIEVNGSGRIKINLNEDEKERLSKAALGLTLQEAENSFARAMAQDGTLDSNDIDLILDEKCQVIKKTGILEFVKSNLKIEDVGGLQNLKKWLMKRNKSWLDSAKKYGLPAPKGVLITGVPGCGKSLIAKSISAMWQLPLLRLDMGRIFSGIVGSSEENMRKAIRTAEAVSPSILWIDEIEKGMRGQNSGDSGTTTRIFGTFLTWMQEKTEPVFVVATANNISQLPAELLRKGRFDEIFFVDLPTFNERKDIFKVHINKRLRDDFVRGNFQLNDDVLNKFSNMTEGFVGSEIEQVVISALYEAYFEDRSIKLEDFEKSITNTVPLVVTQAEQIRAIREWANIRAVAATPKEDRADYKSRESNIYPDFKEKRTSPEDIKSSRGGRAIDF, encoded by the coding sequence ATGGAAAAAAATAACACTTTCAAATTTAAAAGAGATTTGAGTAGTTTATTAAAGGCTAGATTTCCTTATATATATATTCCTACCTGGGAGGAAGATAGAATTTTATCGGTAATAAGAGATGTAGTTAAAGATAAAGAAATTATAAGAACTACCAGACAAATATTTACTTGGAGTTTAACATCAGGAATAATTGGAGAAAATGAAAAAGGTTCAGAAGACACGAAAGCACCAATTAAAGCTTTGGAATTTATAGAAAAGTATTCCGAAGCCTCAGTGTTTGTTTTAAAGGACTTTCACGTTTTTTTTGGAGTTAATGGAAGGAATCAAGATAATGAAATAGTTCGAAAAATAAGAGACATATCTTCTTCTATAAAACAAAATCCAAAGCCTAAAAATGTGCTATTTGTTTGTCCAAGTTTAGTTTTGCCTACAGATTTACAAAAAGATATAAGTATATTAGAGTTTAACCTTCCAAATGCAGATGAGATAAAGTCACTATTAAATGAAATGATAGAAGTTAATGGATCTGGAAGGATTAAAATAAACCTTAATGAAGATGAAAAGGAAAGATTATCAAAAGCAGCACTAGGATTAACCCTTCAAGAAGCTGAAAATTCTTTTGCACGTGCAATGGCTCAAGATGGTACCTTAGATTCTAATGATATAGATCTAATTTTAGACGAGAAGTGTCAGGTTATTAAAAAAACTGGCATACTAGAATTTGTAAAAAGTAACTTAAAAATTGAAGATGTAGGTGGATTACAAAATTTAAAAAAATGGCTTATGAAACGTAATAAATCTTGGCTTGATTCTGCAAAAAAATATGGACTACCTGCTCCTAAAGGAGTTTTGATAACTGGAGTTCCTGGATGTGGTAAAAGCTTAATTGCAAAATCAATAAGTGCCATGTGGCAACTTCCTCTTTTACGTCTTGATATGGGAAGAATATTTAGTGGAATAGTTGGCAGTAGTGAAGAAAATATGAGGAAAGCTATAAGAACTGCTGAAGCAGTTTCTCCTTCAATACTCTGGATAGATGAAATTGAAAAGGGTATGCGTGGACAAAATTCTGGAGACAGTGGAACTACTACAAGAATATTTGGCACTTTCTTAACTTGGATGCAAGAAAAAACAGAACCAGTATTTGTAGTAGCAACTGCAAACAATATAAGCCAACTTCCTGCAGAATTACTTCGTAAAGGGCGTTTTGATGAAATATTTTTTGTAGACTTGCCAACTTTTAATGAGAGGAAAGATATATTTAAAGTTCATATAAATAAGAGATTAAGAGATGATTTTGTAAGGGGAAACTTTCAATTAAATGATGATGTTTTAAATAAATTTTCTAATATGACTGAAGGTTTTGTAGGATCAGAAATTGAACAAGTCGTAATATCTGCTTTATATGAAGCCTATTTTGAAGATAGGAGCATTAAGCTTGAAGACTTCGAAAAAAGTATAACTAATACAGTTCCTCTTGTTGTAACACAAGCTGAACAAATTAGAGCTATACGTGAATGGGCCAATATAAGAGCTGTAGCAGCAACTCCTAAAGAAGATCGTGCAGATTATAAATCTAGAGAATCTAATATTTATCCTGATTTTAAAGAAAAGCGTACTAGTCCGGAAGACATTAAATCCTCTAGAGGGGGAAGAGCCATAGATTTTTAA
- a CDS encoding ABC transporter permease produces MRFMSILKSELMKYKRSVMWKGVFFIPILSFVLIFMDMHFRCSFLMSDSHIKYLAQIGIYGKVGVLLYESHLAALWFILLNLSIVVVAVIVNYTEYSENTWKQIVARPVERGKIYLSKWIVVLIAAVILVILNGIFLMIIKSLFHIDGSCAVIFKYAGLELCTTLGVVSFQQFISCYMKNSLASAAVGFAGSIGAYMFAQSKLLSYVVPYANVLLALPSGDSKDAYIAAFFGIVSGILWLAVGILEFNKRDIK; encoded by the coding sequence ATGAGGTTTATGTCAATTTTAAAGTCTGAACTAATGAAATATAAAAGATCAGTGATGTGGAAAGGTGTATTTTTTATTCCCATTCTTTCATTTGTACTTATATTTATGGATATGCATTTTAGATGCAGTTTTTTAATGTCAGATAGCCATATAAAGTATTTAGCTCAAATTGGAATTTACGGTAAGGTAGGTGTTCTGCTCTATGAAAGTCATCTTGCTGCTTTGTGGTTCATTCTTTTAAATTTATCCATTGTTGTAGTAGCGGTTATTGTAAATTATACAGAGTACAGTGAAAATACCTGGAAGCAAATAGTAGCAAGACCAGTTGAAAGAGGAAAAATTTATTTGTCAAAATGGATTGTAGTGCTTATAGCTGCAGTTATATTGGTAATTTTAAATGGAATATTTTTAATGATTATAAAAAGTTTGTTTCATATAGATGGCAGCTGTGCAGTGATTTTTAAATATGCGGGGCTAGAGCTGTGTACGACCTTAGGGGTAGTGAGTTTTCAGCAATTTATAAGCTGTTATATGAAAAATTCTCTAGCATCAGCAGCTGTAGGATTTGCAGGAAGCATAGGAGCCTATATGTTTGCACAGAGCAAATTACTTTCATATGTAGTCCCATATGCAAATGTTCTACTGGCATTACCATCAGGAGACAGTAAAGATGCATATATTGCAGCTTTCTTTGGAATAGTGTCTGGAATCCTATGGCTTGCAGTTGGAATTTTGGAATTTAATAAAAGGGATATTAAGTAG
- a CDS encoding 4Fe-4S single cluster domain-containing protein encodes MKLKIHRFLPITNVEGPGKRACIWVQGCSRHCPKCAAPSTWDKNKGYEVKIEELAHKILKGPKIEGVTFVGGEPFEQADALSKLALLLKAKNLSVVTFTGYLLEELQKSTYSSIKNLLSLTDILIDGPYIYEKKDLSRPWVGSSNQRYHFLTHRYDYLKDNLYKIENQVEIRVDSQGKILINGMGDFESIKQLFEI; translated from the coding sequence ATGAAGCTTAAAATTCACAGATTTTTGCCTATTACTAATGTAGAAGGTCCGGGCAAAAGAGCCTGTATTTGGGTACAAGGATGTTCTAGACATTGCCCTAAATGTGCCGCACCTTCTACGTGGGATAAAAATAAAGGTTATGAAGTAAAAATAGAAGAATTAGCTCATAAAATACTAAAAGGTCCTAAAATAGAAGGAGTAACTTTTGTTGGTGGTGAACCTTTTGAACAGGCTGATGCTTTAAGTAAGCTTGCATTGCTGCTAAAAGCAAAAAACTTATCTGTTGTCACCTTTACAGGATATTTATTAGAAGAACTACAAAAATCTACATATAGTAGCATTAAAAATTTATTAAGTTTAACTGATATTTTAATAGATGGGCCTTATATATATGAAAAAAAAGATTTAAGCAGACCGTGGGTAGGTTCATCCAACCAAAGATATCACTTTTTAACACATAGATATGATTATCTAAAAGATAATTTATACAAAATAGAAAATCAAGTTGAAATACGAGTCGACTCTCAAGGTAAAATATTAATAAACGGTATGGGTGACTTTGAATCTATAAAACAGTTATTTGAAATATAA
- a CDS encoding ABC transporter permease, protein MKNIYKVELLKLRHSRILNIVMFLPLFFVILGFTNFLRYKKLFTEQGQNVWSQVYTQSSIFYGLFIMGLFITIAIAVLVRIENSEDNFKRMLTLPVKRSELYIAKLVIGCGIVFLNLILFMLLTILAGAVIAPHGQSMPREMIYAPLLAIIASLPVIAVQYYLSMKFKNIAVPLGVGLVFSFPAVLIDNTRYWMFFPWDYPGRVLLGGSNVSFNFPPYMYAVSVILFIVVILVGVCEFNNRDI, encoded by the coding sequence GTGAAAAATATATATAAAGTAGAATTACTAAAATTAAGACATTCAAGAATACTTAACATAGTGATGTTTCTTCCACTGTTTTTTGTAATATTGGGATTTACAAATTTCTTAAGATACAAAAAGCTTTTTACAGAGCAAGGACAAAATGTATGGAGCCAGGTATATACTCAAAGTTCAATATTTTATGGACTATTTATTATGGGGTTGTTTATTACAATTGCAATTGCTGTTTTGGTTAGAATAGAAAATAGTGAAGATAATTTTAAAAGGATGCTGACACTGCCTGTAAAAAGAAGTGAATTATATATAGCAAAGCTTGTTATAGGCTGCGGTATAGTATTTTTAAACCTTATACTATTTATGCTCCTTACAATCTTAGCAGGTGCAGTTATAGCACCTCATGGTCAAAGTATGCCAAGAGAAATGATATATGCTCCGCTGCTTGCCATTATAGCCTCACTGCCTGTTATAGCAGTTCAATATTATCTGAGCATGAAATTTAAAAATATTGCAGTACCGCTGGGAGTAGGACTAGTTTTTTCTTTTCCTGCAGTTCTTATTGACAATACCAGGTACTGGATGTTCTTTCCCTGGGATTATCCAGGAAGGGTATTACTAGGTGGTTCAAATGTAAGTTTCAATTTTCCACCATATATGTATGCAGTATCAGTTATTTTATTTATAGTAGTTATATTAGTTGGAGTGTGTGAATTTAACAATAGAGACATTTAA
- a CDS encoding LytTR family DNA-binding domain-containing protein, whose amino-acid sequence MNIAICDSLESDIQVLIHMIKKYCTNYNFEIEIFTYKSGDKLLSDFTLINFQLIFLDIYIDDKIYSNGIEIAKQIRVHDEKCIIVFVTRSKNHALDAFEVDAMQYLIKPVSYDKIKCLLDKCQNMFSDNIRFIEVYSKSISMKILLKDIYYIEVYNKICLIHTNTHVIKTYSSLKKLCDLLSGASFLRCHRSYIINMFYITSMLEIDFLLKNGDKVPIRKDRANIIKQIYSDYCFEQIKSGKVE is encoded by the coding sequence TTGAATATTGCAATATGTGATAGTTTAGAATCTGACATACAAGTGCTAATTCATATGATTAAAAAATATTGTACTAATTATAATTTTGAAATTGAAATTTTCACTTATAAAAGTGGAGATAAATTGCTCTCGGATTTTACATTGATAAATTTTCAACTGATATTTTTAGATATTTATATAGATGATAAAATCTACTCTAACGGTATTGAAATTGCAAAACAAATTAGAGTGCATGATGAAAAGTGCATAATAGTTTTTGTTACAAGAAGTAAAAATCATGCTCTTGATGCCTTTGAAGTAGATGCAATGCAATACCTTATAAAACCAGTAAGTTATGATAAAATTAAATGTTTACTGGACAAGTGTCAAAATATGTTTTCAGACAATATTCGATTTATTGAAGTTTACAGTAAAAGTATTTCCATGAAAATCCTCCTAAAGGATATCTATTATATTGAAGTATATAACAAAATTTGTCTTATTCACACAAATACTCATGTTATAAAAACCTATTCTTCTTTAAAAAAACTATGTGATCTCCTAAGTGGGGCATCCTTTTTAAGATGTCATAGAAGCTATATCATAAATATGTTTTATATAACTTCTATGCTGGAAATTGACTTTCTTTTAAAAAATGGTGATAAAGTTCCTATCCGTAAAGATAGAGCTAATATTATTAAACAAATTTATTCTGATTATTGCTTTGAACAAATAAAAAGTGGGAAAGTTGAGTAA
- a CDS encoding ABC transporter ATP-binding protein, with translation MSQEVLQTKNLAKNFKDFKAVKGIDLSIKKGRVYGFLGPNGAGKSTTIRMLLGLIKPTRGQVKIFGKDLRKNRMSILKKIGSMVEAPSYYGNLTAYENLQVTAELLELDHKYIDEVLEVVKLTEWKDRQASKFSLGMKQRLGIAQALISKPQLLILDEPTNGLDPSGIHEIRGLIKELPKLYNMTVIISSHNLSEIELIADDIGIINRGKMLFQGTLEELHSKSKGQICIESKDLNKIEDTLNDWGYKYKVKEKEIFLKPEGREPDEILKQLILKGNRIFKFVEVQKSLEEIFLDLTEGGENI, from the coding sequence ATGTCACAAGAAGTTTTACAAACAAAAAATTTAGCAAAAAATTTTAAGGACTTTAAGGCAGTAAAAGGAATAGATTTATCAATAAAAAAAGGTAGGGTATATGGATTTTTAGGTCCCAACGGTGCAGGAAAATCCACAACTATAAGAATGCTCTTGGGGCTTATAAAACCAACGAGGGGACAAGTTAAAATCTTTGGTAAAGACTTAAGAAAAAATAGAATGAGCATTTTGAAAAAAATAGGATCTATGGTTGAAGCACCATCTTATTATGGCAATCTAACAGCTTATGAAAATTTACAGGTAACAGCAGAACTTTTAGAGCTTGACCATAAATATATTGATGAAGTTTTGGAAGTTGTAAAACTAACTGAATGGAAAGATAGACAGGCCAGTAAGTTTTCACTTGGTATGAAGCAAAGACTTGGTATTGCCCAGGCACTTATATCAAAACCACAACTTTTAATACTGGATGAACCTACTAATGGGCTTGATCCGTCTGGAATTCATGAAATAAGAGGACTTATCAAAGAACTTCCCAAACTTTATAACATGACAGTCATTATATCAAGTCATAATTTGAGTGAAATTGAACTTATAGCAGATGATATTGGAATTATAAATAGAGGTAAGATGTTATTTCAAGGAACACTTGAAGAACTTCATTCAAAGAGTAAAGGACAAATTTGCATAGAATCTAAGGATTTAAATAAGATAGAAGATACGCTAAATGATTGGGGATATAAGTATAAAGTAAAGGAAAAAGAAATTTTCTTAAAACCTGAAGGAAGAGAGCCGGATGAGATTTTAAAGCAACTCATATTAAAGGGCAATAGAATATTTAAATTTGTAGAAGTACAAAAATCTCTTGAAGAAATATTCCTTGACCTTACTGAGGGAGGAGAAAATATATGA
- a CDS encoding helix-hairpin-helix domain-containing protein: protein MIIGKANNLVGILTLILGIIGIVHAFLIRNEYLIRLDAIQHGKILSKSEIDKIILKHNLSKSSLKDYETMETIKSDIDVKHNLSKEEFVKNEYNNSHEKMTDEENTKNKIVDINIASENEIANLPGIGLILAKKAINHRQTKGYFNSIDEFAELLLLKPHIFERIKPLIVVSKIETKHENNSENDKTSTKSGRIVDF, encoded by the coding sequence ATGATAATTGGTAAAGCAAATAATTTAGTTGGAATATTAACTTTGATTTTAGGTATAATTGGAATAGTACATGCTTTTTTAATAAGAAACGAATACCTCATTAGATTAGATGCCATACAGCATGGGAAAATTTTATCAAAATCTGAAATAGATAAAATTATACTTAAACATAATTTATCAAAATCATCCTTAAAAGATTACGAAACTATGGAAACAATTAAAAGTGATATTGACGTAAAACATAATTTAAGTAAAGAAGAATTTGTAAAAAATGAATATAATAATTCACACGAAAAAATGACTGATGAAGAAAATACTAAAAATAAAATTGTAGATATAAATATAGCTTCTGAAAATGAAATAGCTAATTTACCGGGCATAGGATTAATACTTGCTAAAAAGGCAATAAATCACAGACAAACTAAAGGATACTTTAATTCAATAGATGAATTTGCAGAACTCTTATTACTAAAACCTCATATATTTGAAAGAATTAAACCCTTAATTGTAGTAAGTAAAATTGAAACCAAGCATGAGAATAATTCTGAAAATGATAAAACTTCTACTAAAAGCGGAAGAATTGTTGACTTTTAA
- a CDS encoding DUF2997 domain-containing protein: MTKRIKIQIFEDGTVQGEVQGIKGKRCTNYIKILEDMLSAKTIDSDYTKEYYKTEKVILQDHDYENLEVSDQNVCNK, encoded by the coding sequence TTGACAAAACGAATAAAAATTCAAATCTTTGAGGATGGGACTGTACAAGGAGAAGTTCAAGGTATAAAAGGCAAAAGATGTACTAATTATATTAAAATATTAGAGGATATGTTGTCAGCTAAAACAATAGATTCTGATTACACAAAAGAGTATTATAAAACAGAGAAAGTAATATTACAAGATCATGATTATGAAAACTTAGAAGTTAGTGACCAAAATGTATGTAACAAATAG
- a CDS encoding methyl-accepting chemotaxis protein translates to MLKKGKSLQTIAIVTISAIFIALITLVTYIEYMNSKKLILSSMEKSGKQTVTIHAQNLSSWIKARLSQVEVIANTQLVSSMNYNEIIPYFKREQKNYNGVFNSIGISDTSGKLVMQNDVTIDISSEDTFLKVIQGKEIISDPFKDKQNPSDLIISMECPVKDIKSGKAIGLVSGACLVSTVFKENTNFHIGKTDNVYILSNKGDVLYKQSNDPINETNLLKTANIELNRLVKEALSKDSFFGKFKDKDGTKMLFSAHVDGTNWYMLLQVPTKEYTSSLNSLLYLILAVSVLAIIFLIVVLIILLKKFFNRLLKISLIADEVAEGNLMNSLPESSDELGKINITLNKMINNLKNIIIKIKNVSEVVAESSNSYKEVSLEVVQEGKNIKQSIDNLTSGSKNIAQEIQNITVSVNDVEDKSRELAEISTKIDEMIAEAKDKTSDGSKNLHTTVELLNKMEQKVNASSSVVTELSEKSKTIENITTTITGISEQTNLLALNASIEAARAGEQGKEFEVVAEEVRKLAEQSEVAAQEISKEIQEIQGKITKAVVSMDESINYVGLGIKSTDNILVIFSEIEKEIDRIKTMSFNVSEIAKIVLKNNSKIFESVSNTSVMSEEAFASALSFQDMVSKQENIFLNLKGASEHLDELSAALSGEISKFKIN, encoded by the coding sequence GTGTTGAAGAAGGGAAAATCATTGCAAACTATAGCAATTGTTACAATTTCGGCTATTTTTATTGCACTTATTACGTTAGTTACATATATAGAATACATGAATTCAAAAAAGTTGATACTATCTTCTATGGAGAAATCAGGAAAGCAAACAGTTACAATTCATGCTCAAAATTTATCTTCATGGATTAAAGCTAGATTATCACAGGTGGAGGTAATTGCAAATACTCAATTGGTGTCAAGCATGAATTATAACGAAATAATACCTTATTTTAAAAGAGAACAAAAAAATTATAATGGAGTTTTTAATAGCATTGGAATATCTGATACATCTGGGAAATTAGTTATGCAAAATGATGTTACAATTGATATAAGCTCGGAAGATACATTCCTGAAGGTTATTCAAGGAAAAGAAATTATATCAGATCCTTTTAAAGACAAGCAAAATCCTTCAGATTTAATAATATCTATGGAATGTCCTGTAAAAGACATAAAAAGTGGAAAAGCAATTGGACTTGTGAGTGGTGCATGCCTTGTTTCTACCGTTTTCAAGGAAAATACTAATTTTCATATAGGAAAAACTGATAATGTGTACATATTGAGTAATAAAGGGGATGTTTTATATAAACAAAGTAATGATCCAATTAATGAAACTAACTTATTGAAGACCGCTAACATTGAACTTAATAGGTTAGTTAAAGAAGCACTTTCTAAAGATAGTTTTTTTGGGAAGTTTAAAGACAAGGATGGTACGAAGATGCTGTTTTCTGCTCATGTAGATGGAACAAATTGGTATATGCTTCTTCAAGTTCCTACAAAAGAGTATACTTCTAGTTTAAATTCATTATTATATTTAATATTAGCAGTTAGTGTTCTTGCAATAATATTTTTAATAGTAGTATTGATTATTTTACTGAAAAAGTTTTTTAACAGACTTTTAAAGATATCTCTGATTGCAGATGAGGTAGCAGAGGGAAATTTAATGAATTCTTTGCCGGAATCTTCAGATGAACTTGGTAAAATTAATATTACTCTTAATAAGATGATAAATAATTTAAAGAATATAATAATCAAGATAAAAAATGTTTCAGAAGTTGTTGCTGAATCTTCAAATAGTTATAAAGAAGTTAGTTTAGAAGTGGTACAAGAGGGGAAAAATATTAAACAATCAATAGATAACTTGACTTCAGGGTCAAAAAATATAGCACAGGAAATACAAAACATTACTGTATCGGTAAATGATGTTGAAGATAAATCCAGAGAACTTGCGGAAATAAGTACTAAAATTGATGAAATGATAGCTGAAGCAAAAGATAAAACTTCAGACGGTTCTAAAAATTTGCATACCACAGTAGAATTGTTAAACAAAATGGAACAAAAAGTAAATGCTTCATCAAGTGTTGTAACAGAACTTTCAGAGAAGTCTAAGACAATAGAAAATATAACAACGACTATAACGGGTATATCTGAACAGACAAATCTATTAGCTTTGAATGCTAGCATTGAAGCAGCTAGAGCAGGGGAACAGGGTAAAGAATTTGAGGTTGTTGCAGAAGAAGTTAGAAAGTTAGCTGAACAGTCTGAAGTGGCTGCACAAGAAATTTCAAAGGAAATACAAGAAATTCAAGGTAAAATAACAAAGGCTGTAGTATCAATGGATGAAAGTATTAATTACGTAGGACTAGGTATTAAATCTACAGATAATATATTAGTTATATTCTCAGAGATTGAAAAAGAAATCGATAGAATTAAAACTATGAGTTTCAATGTGTCCGAAATAGCAAAAATAGTATTAAAGAATAATAGCAAAATATTTGAGTCAGTTTCAAATACGTCTGTGATGAGTGAAGAAGCATTTGCAAGTGCATTGTCTTTTCAAGACATGGTAAGTAAACAGGAAAATATATTTTTAAATCTTAAAGGGGCATCAGAACATTTAGATGAACTTTCAGCAGCATTATCAGGAGAGATTTCCAAGTTTAAGATAAATTAG
- a CDS encoding pyridoxamine 5'-phosphate oxidase family protein yields the protein MDEVLKFLTDNKVFYLATVNGDAPALRPFGFAMKYDNKLYFCTANTKNVYKQLKANSKMQISATSPEGKWLRLNGKAVFNTSKESQEAVLNTMPMLKNMYKVGDPTFETFYIDQADATFYDMQGNSHNVKF from the coding sequence ATGGATGAAGTTTTAAAGTTCTTAACTGACAACAAAGTTTTTTATCTTGCTACTGTAAATGGTGATGCACCTGCATTACGTCCTTTTGGATTTGCAATGAAATACGACAACAAATTATATTTTTGCACTGCCAATACAAAAAATGTATATAAGCAATTAAAGGCCAATTCTAAGATGCAAATCAGTGCAACTTCTCCAGAAGGAAAATGGCTCAGATTAAATGGAAAGGCAGTTTTTAATACCTCTAAAGAGTCACAAGAGGCTGTTTTAAATACTATGCCTATGCTTAAAAATATGTATAAAGTAGGCGATCCTACTTTTGAGACATTCTACATAGACCAGGCTGATGCAACCTTCTATGATATGCAAGGTAATTCTCACAACGTTAAATTTTAA